GTCGTCATCGCGAACAGGAACGAGCCGAAGATCACGAAGGTCAAGAGCAGGATGATCGACAGCACCAGATTGAGATTGGACAGGTATTTGACACCGCGTCCGACACCGGAAACGGCAGAGATGATCGAGAGCCCCATGATCACGACGAGACCGGTGACCAGGCCGACCGTTCCAGGTGCGGGCGCATCGCCGGACGTGTCCATCATCCACTGCATGCCCGTGATGGCGTAAAGACCGTCTATGAACTGCGACACGCCGAAGCCGATGGTGACCGAGACGCCGAGGATGGTGGCTACCACGCCGAGAACGTCGACGACATGACCGAGAAACCCGTTCATGAGACGGCCGAACAACGGCGTCAGCGCGGTCCGGATGGTCAGCGGCATTCCGCGTGTATAAGCGTAGTAAGCCAGCGAAAGCCCTGTCACCACGTAGATCGCCCAGGCATGAAAGCCGTAGTGAAGGAACGTGTACCGGTACCCGGATTGAACCGCGTTCTCGCTGTTGGCGGCAACGTCACCGGCCAGCACGACCGGGTTCGATCCCCAAAGGCCAAGTGGCTCCGCCGTGGCAAAGACCATGAGACCGACCCCGAGGCCTGCACCGAACATCATCGAAAACCAGGAAAATGTCGAAAATTCGGGAGCTTCGCCCGGCGTTCCCATCACCCGGCTGCCCGTGCGCGGCAGGATGGCGATCACCAGAAGAAAGAACGAGAACAGCCCGACGATGACGATGTAGAAACCGTTGAAGTCCTCCAGAAGCCGCCAGTTGAGGCTTCCCAGAACACCGTTTGCGTTTGCGGGCCAGACCAGCGCCCAGAGCACGAGCGCCACCATGATCGCCTTGCTGAGAAGTGCGATCTCGACGCTGTGGCCGTCGTAGAAGCCGCCGGCGGACTTCTTGATCTGAAGATCGGTAAAAGGTTGTTTGATTGACATGTGTGACCTCCTGTTCACATGTGCCGTGACTGTCCGGGTGGCGTGATGCCGGCAGCTCCCCGGTTGGCCGCCGGGCTGTTCAGGTGAGAAGGGCTTCGATCTTTGCGAGCGTTGCGGCATTGACGGCAACGCCGTCTCCCCGTGCCGCCAATCGCCTGGACCGCCGCCCGTCGCCGGGAAGGTGTGCTCCCTCCTGAAACCGGATCGCTTCGACCAGTTCCGATACAATTGCGTTGAAGCTGCCTCTGGACGTCACGCCCGGGTCGATTGCGATGAAGCACTGCCCTGTCCGCGGCGGACCGCCGGCGGTTCCCGAAAAGGGCGAAGCATTTGTCCCGAGCGTCGCTCCGGCGAGCGCGGCGGCCATGACTTCCGTCAGCAGCGCAATCCCGACGCCTTTGTAGCCGCCCGACGGCGCCATCGATCCCTTGAGCCCGACATTGGGGTCGGTGGTCGGATTGCCCTCGCTATCGAGCGCCCAGCCGATCGGGATCGGTTTGCCCTCGCGCGCATGTTTCATGACCTCGCTCTTGGCGATCGTGCTGGCGCTCTGGTCGATCAGCAGCGCGGGCTGACCATCGGCGCCTGGAACCGCGACGGAAAACGGGTTTGTGCCGACGACGGGTTTTGCGCCGCCGGACGGCGCGATGGACGCCGGTGCATTCGTGAATCCGAGCCCGACCAGTCCCTCTTGGGCCAGCCGGAACGTGTGATAGCCGAGGACCCCGCAGTTGTAGCTGTTCCGGATCGTCAGAACGGCGATGCCCTGCTCACGAGCCGCCGGGACAAGGGTGTCAAATCCCAGGTCGATCGCGGCGTGCGCAAATCCCGTCGCAGCATCGACGGCAACAACGCCGGGCCTCGGCCGCGCAAGCACCGGCTCCGCCTTGCCGTCAACCTTGCCGCAGCGAACGTGTTCACAATAGATCGGGATATAGGCCAGGCCGTGACTGGCGACCCCGTCCGCCTCCGTTGCCGCGGTGGCCAGCGCCAGCGCCCGGGCGCCCTTTTCCGCCGTACCCGCCGCCACGAGCGCACGGAAGGAAAGGTCTTCGATTTCGGCAAGCGAGAGTGTCCGCGTCTCGGTCATGATTGCACCTCATCAGTCATTGTCGGAGAGGCCCGCACCCGCGCCCAGAAGACGCGATTCACGGGTAGCCGGCGCGTAGGTACGGTGCGCGAGCACCGCAAGCCGGTCCCAGCTGTCCGGATCAGGGCACATCTGCGCGCTGCGCGGCCGCCGGGAAGACATCGTTTCGCGCGCGCGAACACGTATCTGCTCTGCAAGGTCCGGGAGCATGTCGGGGCAAAGCAGGATGTCGCCGTCGGTCTCCGCAACATGACCATCCATCTCGACCGTCAGACAGCAGGTCAGCTCAGCAGCCGCGTTCGCTGCGAATGGCAGGATGAACAAGGGCACCGCCACCCGTTCCATTTCCACCGGAGCGGTGCGTAGCCTGCGTGCGCAGTCGGACAGGAATGCGCCCGTCATGAGCGGACACAGATCTCTTGCGCCGCGCCAGGTCTCGCCCGCGGCAAGCGGCCGATGATCCCCTGAATCTGCAAGGTCCTTGTCAAGCAGCACGGCAAGCGCGGCGACACCGTCATGGCCATTGCGGCAAAGCCAGCGGGTTGCCTTGGACGCTTCTTCAGCAAGGCCCCAGGAATAGCCGGCCCCGCGTGCGGCACGTTTCGCTGTCGCCTCGATCTCGTTCAGGGATCGTTTCATCCGCCCGGCTCCGGATAGACCCAGAGGTCAGCATTTGCCGTGGTGAGGTCTTCGGGATAGGGCGCACCTGCATACATGCAGATCCGTACCCATCGGTCGGAGCGGGGATCAAAATGCGTTGCACCGAAAAACGACAGTTTCGCACGCAGCATGTCGATCGGCATGACCGAAGCGCTGATCGTGTTGTCGCGGATTTCCCCGTAAGGCGCGACACGCCCCATCTGCGCCCGCCTGACCGTGTGACGGTGCTCCGGATGTTGCAGGAGAAACCGGGCGACCGCATCTGCCGGGTCCCATGCCTCCAGTGCGGCAAACGCGGCAGCCGCATCGCGCGCCGGCGCAAGGGGTTGTTCATAAGCGGCGATCGGTTCCTCGAACCGTTCACCCATGCGAGGTTCCAGCTTTTCCTCCGAAACATACCACGCGCGCGCGCAGTTGGCGGGATCACTCCAGTCAAGGTCCAGTGCCCAGTTGAAGCTCTCCTGCAGGAGCGCCCTGACTGCGCTCACCTGCATCGAGCCGTCGATGCGGAATGCATCCGGGTTGCCATCAGCCATGCAACTCGCCAATCCGTCGACGAGCGCGCCATGGGGTTCGAGGATGAGCGAGGCGACAAGTTCCTGCCCCTCTTCGCTCAACGATCTCTCCGACCACTCGATCAGGGCATTCCAGGGATGTTGCGCAGTCGAATCCCAATTCGAAAGATGCTGCGACAAGAGCTGGAGGTCAGTTTTCAGCCGTAAGAGTTTTTCAAGCTGCACCGGATGCTCGGACCGCCAGAGTTCGGCGGAAACCGCGCTTCGTTTGACAAGTTGCCTGAAGAGTTCCGCGTCATCGGGACTCGCCTGCGCCACGGCACGCACGCGGGATATCGCCTCCTCGCGTACCATCATCCAGTTATTGAAGAGGATCGGGTGATTGATGATGAAAGGCGCCATGCCGAGACCCGTGGAATTTCCGATCCCTAGCGATCGCGCGACGGCCGGGTCAAGCGGAACGGCCTGCGTCCCGCCAAGACTTCCGGCCATGTGTTCCACGAGATCGCGGACGAATGTCCGTGTCAGGTAGACGGACAGCATTTCAGCCTGGAACGGCACCTGCATTTCCTCGCGGCCCGCAATCGCCTCCCGGTCGGCAGCTCCGAATTTGCCCGAGCCGTAAACTGCGGTTGTACGCATCAGGTAGCCGACGTCCCTGATCTGCTCAGGCGCGGGCTGCAGTCCCGATGCCAGACGGTCGACAACATGCGTCCAGAGCCGTACCGAGCGGTTCGCGCGGGAGAGCGACAATTCACGTTCGCTGACACGCCCGGCTTCCTGCAACGGGACATTTTCGGCCAGCCGCTCGATGTCCTCTCCGGTCGGAATACCGTCGAAGAGCGCGAAGGTCGCATCCCAGGCATCGGCAATCACGCGGTCGGAGCGCCTGTCGGCCGGAAGATCGTGGGCGAAGGCGATCAGCGAATAGGCACGCTCCGGGCCTTTCGCC
This region of uncultured Roseibium sp. genomic DNA includes:
- a CDS encoding DUF3726 domain-containing protein, yielding MKRSLNEIEATAKRAARGAGYSWGLAEEASKATRWLCRNGHDGVAALAVLLDKDLADSGDHRPLAAGETWRGARDLCPLMTGAFLSDCARRLRTAPVEMERVAVPLFILPFAANAAAELTCCLTVEMDGHVAETDGDILLCPDMLPDLAEQIRVRARETMSSRRPRSAQMCPDPDSWDRLAVLAHRTYAPATRESRLLGAGAGLSDND
- a CDS encoding BCCT family transporter, with product MSIKQPFTDLQIKKSAGGFYDGHSVEIALLSKAIMVALVLWALVWPANANGVLGSLNWRLLEDFNGFYIVIVGLFSFFLLVIAILPRTGSRVMGTPGEAPEFSTFSWFSMMFGAGLGVGLMVFATAEPLGLWGSNPVVLAGDVAANSENAVQSGYRYTFLHYGFHAWAIYVVTGLSLAYYAYTRGMPLTIRTALTPLFGRLMNGFLGHVVDVLGVVATILGVSVTIGFGVSQFIDGLYAITGMQWMMDTSGDAPAPGTVGLVTGLVVIMGLSIISAVSGVGRGVKYLSNLNLVLSIILLLTFVIFGSFLFAMTTYASAFADYILHYVSLSFGAFGPQSPAEFAAGLPPEAAPFADALRAGATNAWGSFDAFKSGLEGDAAALPENVLAAAYAAGEPGRQFGWQAGWTTFYWAWWIAFSPFVGLFLARISKGRSVREFIIGCVIAPALVCFAWMTILGGTAIDLELTGGADGAIIGASNTAKLFVTLGQMLSGGFLAAITVMCVVLILTFLVTSADSGILVMNTIMSGGEQQTGIKHRIVWGVILTLVIGTLLIAGKTNGGADPMEALKSAMIIGALPFTMVMGLMCVALGKALYRDGLRERAVVPAE
- a CDS encoding Ldh family oxidoreductase; this encodes MTETRTLSLAEIEDLSFRALVAAGTAEKGARALALATAATEADGVASHGLAYIPIYCEHVRCGKVDGKAEPVLARPRPGVVAVDAATGFAHAAIDLGFDTLVPAAREQGIAVLTIRNSYNCGVLGYHTFRLAQEGLVGLGFTNAPASIAPSGGAKPVVGTNPFSVAVPGADGQPALLIDQSASTIAKSEVMKHAREGKPIPIGWALDSEGNPTTDPNVGLKGSMAPSGGYKGVGIALLTEVMAAALAGATLGTNASPFSGTAGGPPRTGQCFIAIDPGVTSRGSFNAIVSELVEAIRFQEGAHLPGDGRRSRRLAARGDGVAVNAATLAKIEALLT